One region of Zingiber officinale cultivar Zhangliang chromosome 7B, Zo_v1.1, whole genome shotgun sequence genomic DNA includes:
- the LOC122004479 gene encoding leucine-rich repeat extensin-like protein 3, whose product MPRRGAGRSCKRALESLTTESPERSAGIEPVGQGQTPHGTAGVSCSRILTIPSPELSTPTVFTVPPAVPPSTYPAPPPAVPAAAYPAPPPPVPTTCYSAPPPPLPSTAYPAPPSPVSATAYPTPAPAVFLSGTTTYRTSSHSAYIDPIVPPAVPAPAYAVTPGVPSSAYPAVPLVVPAPVVPSVPAAIPTHLTDMIAARARIPTLVESVKS is encoded by the coding sequence ATGCCGAGACGTGGTGCAGGACGGTCATGCAAGAGAGCGTTGGAATCTCTGACGACAGAGTCACCAGAGAGGTCTGCTGGGAtcgagcctgtcggtcagggacagactcctcaTGGTACTGCGGGCGTGTCGTGCTCTCGGATTCTGACGATTCCTTCTCCAGAGTTATCCACACCTACAGTATTCACTGTACCACCAGCGGTACCACCATCGACATACCCAGCCCCTCCACCTGCAGTGCCTGCTGCTgcgtacccggcaccaccgccacctgtgcCTACTACTTGCTACTCGGCACCACCACCACCTCTACCTTCTACTGCGTACCCGGCACCACCGTCACCTGTGTCTGCTACTGCATACCCGACACCCGCACCAGCAGTCTTCTTATctggtaccaccacctaccgtacctccagtcaTTCTGCCTATATTGACCCTATAGTGCCACCAGCGGTACCTGCCCCAGCTTATGCAGTGACACCAGGGGTACCTTCCTCGGCCTATCCAGCGGTACCACTTGTagtaccagctccagtggttccgtcAGTTCCCGCAGCGATCCCTACTCACCTTACTGATATGATTGCGGCACGAGCTCGGATCCCAACTTTGGTAGAGTCGGTGAAAAGCTGA